In the Gasterosteus aculeatus chromosome X, fGasAcu3.hap1.1, whole genome shotgun sequence genome, one interval contains:
- the ferry3 gene encoding FERRY endosomal RAB5 effector complex subunit 3 isoform X2 — MKKNKCKASSTAEKEFVFEFKAGKHNCVLKVPLQFPAQENISDLHGRLILLHKIPCYIENELKTSLFNFVESETILDYDRGAELALQRLTVGDVDVNLLTNAWTRSYVETTLEHARPEEPSWDEDFADVYHELIHSPASDTLLNLEHNYFVSISELISERDMEIKKLQERQAVEMDKVMHELGNTLSDHDVNTVASQHFDAQQVLENKWASELKQVTGIQKHEYQQWVISLHQDLQKSNNSNQINEEIKVQHSQQSEQADSGARMFEEQPPLEESFTIHLGAQLKTMHNLRLVRADVLDFCKHRRHGSGGAKLRRLQTALSLYSSSLCGLVLLVDNRVNSYSGIKRDFATVAKECTDFHFPFLEAQLDEVQQVLLYARAQRSSKQKEQPETLRNGGDDKSKNLERNPSNILPGDDHPVVSKESRAGIQMCQRVHDGDGLMGWRNITHSPVSSAKEYLRGDVLPVEHHAASDLPRLLHPDTHLKALKGARCPFFRSC; from the exons ATGAAGAAGAACAAATGCAAAGCGAGCAGCACAGCGGAGAAGGAGTTCGTGTTTGAGTTCAAGGCGGGGAAACACAATTGTGTCCTCAAAGTGCCTCTGCAGTTTCCTGCTCAAGAGAACATCTCTGACCTCCACGGACGCCTGATCCTGCTGCATAAAATACCCTGCTACATAGAGAACG AGCTAAAAACTTCCCTTTTCAACTTTGTTGAGAGTGAGACCATCCTGGATTATGACAGAGGGGCAGAGCTGGCCCTGCAAAGACTCACAGTGGGGGATGTAGATGTGAACCTGCTCACCAACGCGTGGACCAGGTCTTATGTGGAG ACGACGCTGGAGCACGCTCGGCCCGAAGAGCCCAGCTGGGACGAGGACTTTGCCGACGTCTACCACGAGCTGATCCACTCGCCCGCCTCGGATACGCTTCTTAATCTGGAGCACAACTACTTTGTCAGCATCTCCGAGCTCATCAGCGAGAGGGACATGGAGATTAAGAAGCTCCAAGAGAG GCAAGCCGTTGAAATGGACAAAGTGATGCACGAGCTGGGAAATACTTTGAGTGACCACGATGTAAACACAGTCGCCTCTCAACACTTTGATGCACAGCAG GTGTTGGAGAACAAGTGGGCCAGTGAGCTGAAGCAAGTTACTGGCATTCAAAAGCATGAGTATCAACAGTGGGTCATCAGTCTGCACCAGGACCTGCAGAAGTCCAACAACAGCAACCAAATCAA TGAGGAGATTAAGGTGCAGCACAGCCAGCAGTCGGAGCAGGCAGATTCCGGAGCCAGGATGTTTGAGGAGCAGCCTCCGCTGGAGGAGAGTTTCACCATCCACTTAG GAGCTCAACTGAAGACGATGCACAACCTGCGGCTGGTCCGGGCCGACGTGCTGGACTTCTGTAAGCACCGGCGGcacggcagcggcggcgccaAGCTGAGGCGGCTGCAGACGGCCCTCTCGCTctactcctcctccctctgtggtCTGGTGCTGTTGGTCGACAACAGGGTCAACTCCTACAGCGGCATCAAAAgag acTTTGCGACTGTCGCGAAGGAGTGTACAGACTTCCACTTCCCCTTCCTGGAGGCGCAGCTGGACGAGGTGCAGCAGGTGTTGCTCTACGCCAGAGCCCAGCGGAGCAGCAAGCAGAAAGAGCAGCCCG AGACTCTGAGGAACGGAGGCGACGATAAGAGCAAAAACCTCGAAAGAAACCCATCCAACATCCTACCAG GAGATGACCATCCCGTGGTGTCTAAAGAGAGCAGAGCTGGTAttcaaatgtgtcaaag GGTTCATGATGGAGATGGCCTCATGGGATGGAGGAATATCACGCACAGTCCAGTTTCTAGTGCCAAAG AGTATCTCCGAGGAGATGTTCTACCAGTTGAGCACCATGCTGCCTCAGATCTTCCGCGTCTCCTCCACCCTGACACTCACCTCAAAGCACTGAAGGGAGCGCGTTGCCCTTTTTTCAGGAGCTGTTGA
- the ferry3 gene encoding FERRY endosomal RAB5 effector complex subunit 3 isoform X1 has product MKKNKCKASSTAEKEFVFEFKAGKHNCVLKVPLQFPAQENISDLHGRLILLHKIPCYIENELKTSLFNFVESETILDYDRGAELALQRLTVGDVDVNLLTNAWTRSYVETTLEHARPEEPSWDEDFADVYHELIHSPASDTLLNLEHNYFVSISELISERDMEIKKLQERQAVEMDKVMHELGNTLSDHDVNTVASQHFDAQQVLENKWASELKQVTGIQKHEYQQWVISLHQDLQKSNNSNQINEEIKVQHSQQSEQADSGARMFEEQPPLEESFTIHLGAQLKTMHNLRLVRADVLDFCKHRRHGSGGAKLRRLQTALSLYSSSLCGLVLLVDNRVNSYSGIKRDFATVAKECTDFHFPFLEAQLDEVQQVLLYARAQRSSKQKEQPETLRNGGDDKSKNLERNPSNILPGEFYISRHSNLSEVHAVFHLCVDDNVRSGNITARDPAIMGLRNILKVCCTHDVTTITVPLLLVHDMSEEMTIPWCLKRAELVFKCVKGFMMEMASWDGGISRTVQFLVPKSISEEMFYQLSTMLPQIFRVSSTLTLTSKH; this is encoded by the exons ATGAAGAAGAACAAATGCAAAGCGAGCAGCACAGCGGAGAAGGAGTTCGTGTTTGAGTTCAAGGCGGGGAAACACAATTGTGTCCTCAAAGTGCCTCTGCAGTTTCCTGCTCAAGAGAACATCTCTGACCTCCACGGACGCCTGATCCTGCTGCATAAAATACCCTGCTACATAGAGAACG AGCTAAAAACTTCCCTTTTCAACTTTGTTGAGAGTGAGACCATCCTGGATTATGACAGAGGGGCAGAGCTGGCCCTGCAAAGACTCACAGTGGGGGATGTAGATGTGAACCTGCTCACCAACGCGTGGACCAGGTCTTATGTGGAG ACGACGCTGGAGCACGCTCGGCCCGAAGAGCCCAGCTGGGACGAGGACTTTGCCGACGTCTACCACGAGCTGATCCACTCGCCCGCCTCGGATACGCTTCTTAATCTGGAGCACAACTACTTTGTCAGCATCTCCGAGCTCATCAGCGAGAGGGACATGGAGATTAAGAAGCTCCAAGAGAG GCAAGCCGTTGAAATGGACAAAGTGATGCACGAGCTGGGAAATACTTTGAGTGACCACGATGTAAACACAGTCGCCTCTCAACACTTTGATGCACAGCAG GTGTTGGAGAACAAGTGGGCCAGTGAGCTGAAGCAAGTTACTGGCATTCAAAAGCATGAGTATCAACAGTGGGTCATCAGTCTGCACCAGGACCTGCAGAAGTCCAACAACAGCAACCAAATCAA TGAGGAGATTAAGGTGCAGCACAGCCAGCAGTCGGAGCAGGCAGATTCCGGAGCCAGGATGTTTGAGGAGCAGCCTCCGCTGGAGGAGAGTTTCACCATCCACTTAG GAGCTCAACTGAAGACGATGCACAACCTGCGGCTGGTCCGGGCCGACGTGCTGGACTTCTGTAAGCACCGGCGGcacggcagcggcggcgccaAGCTGAGGCGGCTGCAGACGGCCCTCTCGCTctactcctcctccctctgtggtCTGGTGCTGTTGGTCGACAACAGGGTCAACTCCTACAGCGGCATCAAAAgag acTTTGCGACTGTCGCGAAGGAGTGTACAGACTTCCACTTCCCCTTCCTGGAGGCGCAGCTGGACGAGGTGCAGCAGGTGTTGCTCTACGCCAGAGCCCAGCGGAGCAGCAAGCAGAAAGAGCAGCCCG AGACTCTGAGGAACGGAGGCGACGATAAGAGCAAAAACCTCGAAAGAAACCCATCCAACATCCTACCAG GTGAGTTCTACATCTCGCGGCACTCCAACCTGTCCGAGGTCCACGCGGTGTTCCACCTGTGCGTGGACGACAACGTGCGCTCGGGGAACATCACGGCCCGGGACCCGGCCATCATGGGCCTGAGAAATATCCTGAAGGTCTGCTGCACGCATGACGTCACCACCATCACCGTCCCCCTGCTGCTGGTCCACGACATGTCCGAG GAGATGACCATCCCGTGGTGTCTAAAGAGAGCAGAGCTGGTAttcaaatgtgtcaaag GGTTCATGATGGAGATGGCCTCATGGGATGGAGGAATATCACGCACAGTCCAGTTTCTAGTGCCAAAG AGTATCTCCGAGGAGATGTTCTACCAGTTGAGCACCATGCTGCCTCAGATCTTCCGCGTCTCCTCCACCCTGACACTCACCTCAAAGCACTGA